A DNA window from Macadamia integrifolia cultivar HAES 741 chromosome 4, SCU_Mint_v3, whole genome shotgun sequence contains the following coding sequences:
- the LOC122076550 gene encoding structural maintenance of chromosomes protein 3: MYIKQIIIEGFKSYREQIATEPFSPKVNCVVGANGSGKTNFFYAIRFVLSDLFHNLRSEDRHALLHEGAGHQVLSAFVEIVFDNADNRIPVDKEEVRLRRTIGLKKDEYFLDGKHITKTEVMNLLESAGFSRSNPYYVVQQGKIASLTLMKDSERLDLLKEIGGTRVYEERRRESLKIMQETGTKRTQIIQVVQYLDERLRELDEEKEELKKYQQLDKQRKSLEYTIYDKELNDARQKLAEIDEARSKVSEKSTKMYNSVLDAHEKSKDLEKKFKDLMKDIQGLNKEKEAIEKRRTEAIKKHAQVEFDVKDLEEKISGNFRAKEDAARQLKNLQKEVEDSRDELDKIKPLYEAQVIEEEEITKGIMDREKQLSILYQKQGRATQFSSKAARDKWLQKEIDDLQKVLSSNLVQEKKLQNEIQQLNAELKEQDLYIEKRKTEARKIESNILKSKEGFSSFKKQRDRLQDDRKSLWAKESELSTEIDKLKADVVKAEKSLDHATPGDIRRGLSSVRRIIRDYNIEGVIGPILELLDCEEKFFTAVEVTAGNSLFHVVVETDEISTQIIRHLNALKGGRVTFIPLNRVRAPHVTYPRSSDVIPLIDKLKFSRNHSPAFAQVFGRTLVCRDLDVATRVARNDGLDCITLEGDQVSKKGGMTGGFYDYRRSKLKFMNIIRQNTKSINAKGEELKKIRLDLEVIDKKITDLVSDQQKIDAKLGHDKSELEQIKQDIANATKQNDSIRKALEKKEKLLSTARSQIEQLKSSMAMKHAEMGTDLIDHLTAEEKDLLSRLNPEITELKEKVIACKAERMEIETRKSELDANLKTNLERRQQELQSIISSMMDTFDGELEMKRQELKDAKASVDDATQEVKGIAENIDERTKEIKKIKEEKTKLKTLEDNYERTLQDEAKELEQLLSKRSMFLSKQEDCMKKIRDLGSLPSDAFEMYKRKSTKELYKMLSKCQEQLQQFSHVNKKALDQYVNFTEQREELQKRQAELDAGDEKISELISVLDQRKDESIERTFKGVARHFREVFSELVQGGHGFLVMMKKKDGDHGDEDLDDPPREVEPGRVEKYTGVKVKVSFTGQGETQSMKQLSGGQKTVVALALIFAIQRCDPAPFYLFDEIDAALDPQYRTAVGNMIRRLADMANTQFITTTFRPELVKVADKIYGVTHKNRVSRVNVVSKEEALDFIEQDQTHN, translated from the exons GTTGACAAGGAGGAAGTGCGTTTACGAAGGACAATTGGTCTGAAGAAGGATGAGTATTTCTTGGATGGAAAACATATCAC GAAGACAGAAGTTATGAATTTATTGGAAAGTGCTGGGTTTTCTCGTTCCAATCCTTACTATGTTGTGCAACAAGGGAAG ATTGCATCGTTAACATTAATGAAAGATTCCGAGCGCCTGGATCTGCTGAAGGAAATAGGTGGTACCCGTGTTTATGAGGAAAGACGCCGCGAAAGTTTGAAAATTATGCAAGAAACTG GTACTAAGAGGACACAGATAATTCAAGTTGTTCAGTACTTGGATGAGAGATTAAGAGAGCTCgatgaagagaaagaggaattaaaaaaatatcagCAGCTTGACAAGCAGCGAAAATCTCTGGAATATACAATATATGACAAAGAACTCAATGATGCTAGACAGAAATTGgcagag ATAGATGAGGCTCGAAGCAAGGTTTCTGAGAAGTCAACCAAGATGTATAATAGTGTGCTGGACGCTCATGAAAAGTCCAAGGATTTGGAGAAGAAATTTAAAGACCTAATGAAAGATATTCAAGGTTTAAACAAGGAGAAAGAAGCAATAGAAAAACGACGTACAGAAGCAATAAAGAAGCATGCACAGGTTGAGTTTGATGTCAAAGATCTGGAAGAGAAAATTTCTGGGAACTTTCGAGCAAAG GAGGATGCTGCAAGGCAGCTCAAGAATTTACAGAAAGAAGTTGAGGATTCCAGGGATGAACTGGACAAAATTAAGCCTTTATATGAAGCCCAAGTgattgaagaggaagaaataacAAAAGG AATAATGGATCGTGAAAAGCAGCTTAGCATTCTTTATCAAAAACAGGGCCGTGCCACCCAGTTTTCTAGTAAAGCTGCACGTGACAAATGGCTTCAAAAAGAAATTGATGATCTTCAAAAAGTTCTTTCATCAAATTTGGTCCAG GAGAAAAAGCTTCAAAATGAAATCCAGCAGCTTAATGCTGAGCTGAAAGAGCAGGATCTGTACATAGAGAAGCGGAAGACTGAGGCTAGAAAAATTGAGTCCAATATCCTCAAGTCTAAGGAAGGTTTCAGTAGTTTCAAGAAGCAAAGGGATCGCCTACAAGATGATCGGAA GTCCTTATGGGCGAAAGAAAGTGAGCTTTCCACCGAAATTGATAAACTTAAGGCAGATGTCGTGAAGGCAGAAAAGAGCCTGGATCATGCTACTCCTGGT GATATCAGAAGAGGGTTGAGTTCTGTCCGAAGGATCATTAGAGATTATAATATTGAAGGAGTGATTGGTCCAATTCTCGAGTTGCTTGATTGTGAAGAAAAGTTTTTTACTGCTGTGGAAGTTACTGCTGGAAACAG CTTGTTTCATGTGGTGGTTGAAACAGATGAAATATCAACTCAAATAATAAGACACCTTAATGCATTAAAAGGTGGACGGGTTACTTTTATACCATTGAACAGGGTGAGGGCCCCACATGTGACCTATCCTAGGAGTTCAGATGTGATACCTTTGATAGACAAACTGAAATTCTCTCGCAATCATTCTCCAGCTTTTGCACAG GTATTTGGTAGAACGTTAGTTTGCCGAGATTTGGATGTGGCTACAAGGGTTGCTCGAAATGATGGCTTGGACTGCATAACTTTGGAAG GTGATCAAGTGAGCAAGAAAGGTGGTATGACTGGAGGATTTTATGATTATAGGCGTTCAAAACTGAAGTTTATGAACATTATTAGGCAAAACACAAAGTCCATCAATGCGAAGGGAGAGGAACTGAAAAAGATTAGACTGGATCTTGAAG TGATAGACAAGAAAATTACAGACCTTGTTAGTGATCAGCAGAAAATTGATGCCAAATTGGGTCATGACAAGTCAGAATTGGAACAAATTAAGCAGGATATTGCTAATGCAACCAAGCAGAACGACTCCATTCGCAAAGCTCTGGAAAAGAAG GAAAAATTGCTTTCAACAGCTCGCAGTCAAATAGAGCAGCTCAAATCTAGCATGGCCATGAAGCATGCTGAAATGGGAACAGACCTTATTGATCACTTAACGGCAGAGGAGAAGGATCTTCTTTCAAGATTGAATCCTGAAATCACGGAGCTGAAAGAAAAGGTTATTGCCTGCAAGGCAGAGCGCATGGAG ATTGAAACAAGAAAAAGTGAGCTTGATGCTAACCTAAAAACCAACCTTGAGAGAAGGCAACAAGAGTTACAATCCATTATATCTTCCATGATGGACACATTTGATGGGGAACTTGAAATGAAGAGGCAGGAACTGAAGGATGCTAAAGCATCGGTTGATGATGCAACACAAGAAGTTAAAG GAATTGCAGAAAATATAGATGAGAGAACAAAGGAAatcaagaaaattaaagaagagaaaactAAATTAAAG ACTTTGGAAGACAACTATGAAAGGACGCTTCAGGATGAAGCAAAAGAATTGGAACAGTTGTTAAGTAAAAGGAGCATGTTTCTTTCTAAACAAGAAGATTGCATGAAGAaaattagggatttgggttcaTTACCTTCGGATGCCTTTGAAAT gtatAAGAGGAAGAGCACAAAAGAGTTGTATAAAATGCTTTCCAAGTGCCAGGAACAACTGCAGCAATTTAGCCATGTAAACAAGAAAGCACTTGATCAATATGTCAATTTCACTGAGCAACGAGAGGAGCTACAGAAAAGGCAAGCTGAATTGGATGCAGGTGATGAG AAAATCAGTGAATTGATCTCTGTTTTGGATCAAAGGAAAGATGAATCAATCGAACGTACATTCAAAGGTGTTGCTAGGCACTTCCGTGAAGTATTCTCTGAGCTTGTTCAAGGTGGCCATGGTTTCTTGGTTATGATGAAGAAAAAG GACGGAGATCACGGTGACGAAGATCTTGATGATCCGCCTCGTGAGGTGGAGCCTGGAAGGGTTGAAAAATATACTGGTGTAAAAGTGAAG GTTTCTTTTACTGGCCAGGGGGAGACACAATCAATGAAGCAACTATCTGGGGGTCAGAAAACTGTTGTCGCCTTGGCACTAATTTTTGCCATACAACGGTGTGACCCTGCCCCCTTTTATCTTTTTGACGAGATTGACGCTGCATTAGATCCACAGTACAGGACTGCTGTTGGAA ACATGATCCGCCGCCTCGCAGACATGGCAAATACTCAGTTTATAACCACGACGTTTCGGCCAGAGCTTGTGAAAGTTGCTGACAAGATATATGGGGTGACACATAAGAATAGGGTCAGCCGTGTGAACGTGGTCTCCAAGGAAGAAGCCCTGGATTTTATTGAGCAGGATCAGACCCACAATTGA